In one window of Mobula birostris isolate sMobBir1 chromosome 25, sMobBir1.hap1, whole genome shotgun sequence DNA:
- the LOC140187517 gene encoding LIM/homeobox protein Lhx1-like, with protein sequence MVHCAGCERPILDRFLLNVLDRAWHVKCVQCCECKCNLTEKCFSREGKLYCKNDFFRRFGTKCAGCYQGISPSDLVRRARSKVFHLNCFTCMICNKQLSTGEELYIIDENKFVCKDDFLNSNNSKENGPLSLTACSDQSLSPDCQDHLQDDTKDSEIANISDKETTNNENEEQNLGAKRRGPRTTIKAKQLETLKAAFAATPKPTRHIREQLAQETGLNMRVIQVWFQNRRSKERRMKQLSALGARRHAFFRSPRRMRPLGDRLDGADMMGNGPFNYYGDYQTEYYGPGSNYDFFPQGPPSSQAQTPVDLGFVPSSGPGATPLGGLEHPLPGHHPTNLPGPGDGQRFTDMISHSHGDSPSPEPGLTGPSMHTMAADVFGPGPSPSFSLTNGGYANHLSHPPPEMNEAAVW encoded by the exons ATGGTGCACTGTGCGGGGTGCGAAAGGCCTATTCTTGATAGGTTCCTATTAAACGTCCTGGACCGAGCTTGGCACGTGAAGTGTGTGCAGTGCTGCGAATGCAAATGCAATTTAACAGAAAAATGTTTTTCGCGAGAAGGAAAGCTCTACTGCAAGAACGACTTTTTTCG TCGTTTTGGTACGAAGTGTGCCGGCTGCTATCAGGGTATCTCCCCGAGCGATCTGGTGAGGAGAGCGAGGAGCAAAGTCTTTCATCTGAACTGTTTTACTTGTATGATATGCAACAAACAACTTTCCACCGGAGAAGAGCTTTACATCATCGACGAAAACAAATTTGTTTGCAAAGACGATTTTTTAAACAGCAATAATTCGAAAGAAAACGGCCCGCTGTCAC TAACGGCATGTAGTGATCAGAGTTTATCTCCGGATTGTCAAGACCATTTACAAGATGACACAAAGGACTCAGAAATCGCCAATATTTCAGATAAAGAGACTACCAATAACGAGAACGAGGAACAGAACCTGGGAGCCAAGCGCCGGGGACCCCGCACAACCATCAAAGCGAAACAGCTGGAAACTCTGAAAGCGGCATTCGCAGCCACCCCCAAACCCACAAGACACATCCGAGAGCAGCTAGCTCAGGAAACCGGGCTAAACATGAGGGTCATACAG GTCTGGTTCCAAAACAGGAGGTCCAAGGAGAGGCGGATGAAGCAGCTGAGTGCTTTAGGGGCTCGTAGACACGCGTTTTTCCGCAGCCCCAGACGGATGAGACCCCTGGGAGATCGCCTCGACGGGGCTGACATGATGGGAAACGGCCCTTTCAATTACTACGGGG ATTATCAGACTGAATATTATGGCCCTGGAAGCAATTACGACTTCTTTCCTCAAGGTCCCCCTTCGTCTCAAGCTCAGACTCCGGTGGATCTGGGTTTTGTGCCCTCCTCCGGGCCTGGGGCGACCCCACTCGGCGGACTCGAGCATCCACTGCCCGGCCACCACCCGACCAATCTTCCGGGGCCAGGCGACGGCCAGAGGTTTACTGACATGATCTCTCACTCTCACGGGGACTCTCCCAGCCCAGAGCCGGGGTTAACAGGACCGTCAATGCACACGATGGCGGCGGATGTATTCGGCCCAGGTCCTAGCCCGTCCTTCTCTCTCACGAATGGGGGATACGCCAACCATTTGTCACATCCGCCTCCGGAAATGAATGAAGCAGCCGTTTGGTAA